The sequence AGGTCGTTGGCGACCTCTTCCGACACGTTCAGTTCGTCCATCACCATCCGGGCAGCGCGCTGTTGCAGTTTGATGTTAGACAGTTGCATATCGACCATCTTATTGCCCTTGACCCGACCCAGTTGAATCATAACGCTGGTCGACAGCATATTCAGAGCGAGTTTCTGGGCTGTACCGGCTTTCATGCGTGTGCTACCCGTCACGAATTCGGGGCCAACCACTACTTCAACGGGAAATTCAGCCGCCTGCGCCACCGCCGATCCGGGATTGCAGACAATACAGCCCGTGAGGCAACCGGCCGCGCGCGCCTGATTCAGCCCGCCAATGACGTAGGGCGTCCGGCCAGAGGCAGCAATGCCCACCACCGTATCGACCGGTTCAATTTTGTAAGCGCTCAAGTCGATCCACGCCTGATTAGGATCATCCTCGGCAAATTCGACCGCCTTCCGAATAGCGCCATCACCACCGGCAATCAGGCCCACCACGAGGTCGTGCGGGACGCCATAGGTCGGCGGACACTCCGAGGCATCCACCACGCCTAACCGGCCGCTTGTGCCGGCGCCAATGTAAAACAGCCGCCCGCCTTCGCGCATGCGGGCCACTACCTGCGTTACGAGCGCTTCGAGTTGCGGAATGGCTTTCGCCACGGCCAGGGGCACGGTTTGGTCTTCGCGGTTGATATTGGTCAGCAGGTCGTGGACCGACATCTGCTCAAGATGCTCGTAGTGGGAGGTCGATTCGGTAATCATAAATACGTTCGGAATGCCGTCGTTGAGGATGCAAAACTACCACTTAAGAACGTTTCTTACCGAAAAGCTGAAGTGTAAATGGGTGACGCACCCACCTACGGCCGTATGACTGCCTGTAAGCCAGCACCGCTGCCAATCCGCAATTGTCCAGTAGCCTCATACTGCACCTGTTTTGCCACCCCGCTGCTATTCGCTGGCAGTGTGACGACATGACGGAGTAAAACCGCATCGGTAACGCCGGGCACACAGTTGCAGGACCAGGTTGTCGGGTCGCTCCAGGTTCCGTTTTTCACCGTATATAAGCCCAATAGAGCCGGGCGTTTCAGTCTGATCAGGGTCGTCTGGGAATAGGGTAAGTCAGTGCATTGGCTACGTATCTGCCACTCATAACTACCGCCGGTTGCCAATCCGGTCAATGTGTAACTTGTCCCCATGACCCCTGCGACAGTATTCCAAGCGTTGGTTCCTGCCAAGCGCCATTGTAGTTCGTAGGGGCCATTTCCGAAATTGTCCTGCCAACGTAACCGCACCGATGTTGGGCTTACTACTTCCGTCTGTGGCCGGGTGGGAAAGCTGCAAAAGAGCTGAAATATATAGGCATCTGTCTGATAATACTGCCCACAGGTCGCTCCAACCTGCCACTCGTATGTCCGATTTGTGGCCAGTCCGGTCAATGAATAAGGGCTACTAATTCCGGTGATACTCTGCCAAATGGATGTTCCTTTTTCTCGCCAGCGAAGCCCATACAGGTTAAGTTGTTGATACAGATCGATCGGACTAGCCTGCCAGCGCAGTAAAACGGTGGTAGGGTCCGTAGGTGTGGCCGTTTGATTGTATACTGAAGGGGAAGTACAGGTCAATACAAAATCAGATCCGCTTTTGTACGAAGCCTCTACGTCGGGCGCGCAGCTACTGCGTACTTGCCATTGATAGGTAATGCCAGCCGTTAGGTTCTGAATAAGCGCAGATTGGCCTTCTACCAACGTACTGGTCCAGACGGTTGTGTTAATCGGCCGCCAACGAACCACGCTCACAACGCTCCCTCCAGTCCAGCTAAGCTGAGCTCTGTTAGGATTGAGCATCCCCATAGACCACAGGTTGGTTGCAGCAGCACATTGGGTGGTGAAGCGGACTGCAGGCGTGAAGCTGGGCAATCCATTGTTGAGGCAATCGGCAGCTACTGCGGCCTCATAAGTGGTGGCGGCTGTCAGGTCAGTCAGGGTGTAGACAGACGTGCCCGTTATGCGCCGTTCAATCCATGGCTGCGTACCAACGACCCGGTAACGAAGTATGTATTGGGATGACTCCGTTTGCCAGGTCCATTTTAGTAGGGCTGCTGTGGGTGACGTTCGTTCGGCATTCACCTGGTAAACAACCGGGCAGATTGTTATAAAGGTGACGATGCTGGAGTACCGTTGAGGAACACCATCGAACATCGGAGCGACCCGCCATTCGTACGGGGTACCCGCCTGCAAACCCGTTAGTGAATTGACCGCGCCGGTCTGCACAAGAGCCGTGTTCCAGCCAACATTACCCGCCATGCGCCATTGCAGCATGACATCGGCGCTAGACGATACCCAATTCAATTGGGCAGAAGTAGGTTTGACGTTGTAAGCATACAGATCCGTCACGGTTGGTACCAGGGTCGTGAAGGTGGTTGTCGCACTGTACGTTAACGCACCGTCGCCGTTCACCAGCACCAATCGGGCAACGTACTCCGTACCGGGTGTCAGGTTCTGAAGCAGCAGCGATTGGGTTGTCAGCAGTCCCGTATTGCTCCACTCAGCGGCTCCTGCTTCCCGCCATTGAACTCGGTAGGCCGACGACCCGCCGTAGATGATGGCTAAGCGCGCCTCGGTCGGGGTTATGCCACCAATTACATAGATGTAGCCCTGATCGACACCAGTCTGAAATGTATTGATTGACGAAAATACCGAACGAACGTTCCCGTCGCAGGTAACCTGTGTACGGTACTCATACGTCGCCCCAGAAGTTAATCCGGTCAGCGTAACCGGGCTGCTCGAAGCAGCCACGGCAGACCAAGTCGTCGACCCACTGAGTCGCCACTGGACAACTGCCACTTCGCCCGACTCCCAGCGGATTGATGCAGTCCGGTAGTTGGCACTAGCATATACATTAGTAAGTGGTCGACAGATCGTCCGAAATGTAGCCGCTGTACTGACCTGCCAAGCACCATCGGTTTCGCAGTAGGTACGGATGCGCACTTCGTACGTGGTGTTAGGCGCCAATCCGGTCAGAAACGCCGTGGAGTTACGTTGCGCAGGCCAGTCAGACCAGTTAACCATGTTTTGTACCCTGTACTGAACGATGGCGGATCCCGAGAAAGGGGTGCTTTCGCTGAAACCCCAAAATATAGTTGCCGAAGTAGAACCGGGTGCGGTTGTTATGTAGGCCGGTTTCATCAGCGTACAGCCATTGGCGGGAAGATCCGTTCGAAACGAAGATCCAGTCACAAAATCACTGTTCGTATTTCCCCAGCATACCGACGCGATTCGCCACTCATACGCTTGGTTAGGTACAAGGCCAGCCAGCGTGTATTTGTTATAACCCGGCGACTGAGAACCCGTCGAGGCGGTAATCGACATCCACGTTGTCGTCGTTGCGATGCGCCATTGCACAATGGCCTGCGCGCCGCCATACCAGCCTATCTGCACGCTCGTTCCATCGAGTACTGTCCGTTCCAGACTGTAAGGGGATTGGCACGAGAGGGTCGCGTAAGTCGAATAGCTATAGCTTGAACGCATCCCATCCCGTTCGGCACGTACCTGAAACTCATAATTTTTACTATACTGTAACCCACCAACTGACCACTTCAATTGCGGCCACTCAATCATCGCCTGACCTGCGGGTACACTTACTGTACTCCAGCTGCCGCCGTCTGTCAGCCTGTATTGGATCGTAAAAGCGGTTGATCGAGTTTCTTCAATGGTCGCCTTGGGATGTTGCCACAGCACATCGACGGACGAAGCCGACGTAACTTGCGGATACCCGATTTCGGGCGATCCGAAGGTTAGCTGAAACGGATAGCTTGACGAAAACGCGCTGTTGACAGTCGTTGAGCAAACGCTCTGAAGTTGGTATTCATACGTAGTACCGGGCTTTAGGTCAGGAATCGAATAATTAGGTTGGCCCGTCACATCCGAAAGCCAGTCAGTACTGCCAACAGCTCGCCAACGCAACCGGTAGCTATCCGTGCTTGTACGGCTATACCATGACACCTGAAACCGCGAGTTATCTATTTGAGAGCCATTGTAGACAGTTGGCGCTAAACAGCTAATGACAAACGCCGGGCCGTCTACCCAAAGCCCGACAGATTCGTTCCCGCAAACTCCCCGTATCCGCCATTCATACGTTGTATCAGTGAGCAGCCCATACAAGGTGAACGTTTTGTTGCCAGGCGGAGCAGGCGAGGCGGGCTCGGCTTCGTC comes from Fibrella aestuarina BUZ 2 and encodes:
- the murQ gene encoding N-acetylmuramic acid 6-phosphate etherase translates to MITESTSHYEHLEQMSVHDLLTNINREDQTVPLAVAKAIPQLEALVTQVVARMREGGRLFYIGAGTSGRLGVVDASECPPTYGVPHDLVVGLIAGGDGAIRKAVEFAEDDPNQAWIDLSAYKIEPVDTVVGIAASGRTPYVIGGLNQARAAGCLTGCIVCNPGSAVAQAAEFPVEVVVGPEFVTGSTRMKAGTAQKLALNMLSTSVMIQLGRVKGNKMVDMQLSNIKLQQRAARMVMDELNVSEEVANDLLARFGNVRGAIENYK
- a CDS encoding fibronectin type III domain-containing protein: MQIRYLLFVIFCSIAHLTIAQTNCATPPYNLYVSAVTYQSAQLSWYQCCGNVTGQVQYKATSQTNWTSLPPQSSSTLSLTGLTNNTVYQWRVRAICSVGDTSQVSETRTFQTICASPSSPSTSDVTHQSARLQWQSGVVNAAHEVQWRPVGSSSWTVAGDLSGNATTLQNLPNNTTFEWRVRTRCAENVWSDFTSSVIFRTECAAPQNLSVLAANTNAVELRWSNAPNVYAVDLRWRPVGASTWTEIANLASADYGLQPISPNMYYEWQVRSACSATEKSAYSASSLFQTQCAVPTQLTTLAITHNAAAVSWLASTAVDVSYRVAGTSTWTVIRDVSAAGYELTGLANNTTYEWRVNGACAGGVPSDYSTVRVFTTSCAPVTTSLSAQLTNENDLRLSWVGLEDWRYEVQWRVSGTSGWSVATGLTQANYVISSPLASVIYEWRVRHVCSPSEISEFSPIQTYSVPCYAPFTQFNTEALSGSSVRLTWQNKVPTTTAELQWRTSDAYSWTTVSGITSSPYTLTGLTPGQSYYWQLRRVCEAGVRSDFSSQSYFSLNCFQPYQYQTQEVTNNSATLSWNGGATELRLGYEIQYRTLSGPATWTTITGITTTTYSLSGLTAGQIYEWKVRSTCKANDSAPFGTAQTFVTQCNGALNNLQVTFYKPGGGVALSWYGQSNSGQYEIQYRPAGNGNWISKTVPADEAEPASPAPPGNKTFTLYGLLTDTTYEWRIRGVCGNESVGLWVDGPAFVISCLAPTVYNGSQIDNSRFQVSWYSRTSTDSYRLRWRAVGSTDWLSDVTGQPNYSIPDLKPGTTYEYQLQSVCSTTVNSAFSSSYPFQLTFGSPEIGYPQVTSASSVDVLWQHPKATIEETRSTAFTIQYRLTDGGSWSTVSVPAGQAMIEWPQLKWSVGGLQYSKNYEFQVRAERDGMRSSYSYSTYATLSCQSPYSLERTVLDGTSVQIGWYGGAQAIVQWRIATTTTWMSITASTGSQSPGYNKYTLAGLVPNQAYEWRIASVCWGNTNSDFVTGSSFRTDLPANGCTLMKPAYITTAPGSTSATIFWGFSESTPFSGSAIVQYRVQNMVNWSDWPAQRNSTAFLTGLAPNTTYEVRIRTYCETDGAWQVSTAATFRTICRPLTNVYASANYRTASIRWESGEVAVVQWRLSGSTTWSAVAASSSPVTLTGLTSGATYEYRTQVTCDGNVRSVFSSINTFQTGVDQGYIYVIGGITPTEARLAIIYGGSSAYRVQWREAGAAEWSNTGLLTTQSLLLQNLTPGTEYVARLVLVNGDGALTYSATTTFTTLVPTVTDLYAYNVKPTSAQLNWVSSSADVMLQWRMAGNVGWNTALVQTGAVNSLTGLQAGTPYEWRVAPMFDGVPQRYSSIVTFITICPVVYQVNAERTSPTAALLKWTWQTESSQYILRYRVVGTQPWIERRITGTSVYTLTDLTAATTYEAAVAADCLNNGLPSFTPAVRFTTQCAAATNLWSMGMLNPNRAQLSWTGGSVVSVVRWRPINTTVWTSTLVEGQSALIQNLTAGITYQWQVRSSCAPDVEASYKSGSDFVLTCTSPSVYNQTATPTDPTTVLLRWQASPIDLYQQLNLYGLRWREKGTSIWQSITGISSPYSLTGLATNRTYEWQVGATCGQYYQTDAYIFQLFCSFPTRPQTEVVSPTSVRLRWQDNFGNGPYELQWRLAGTNAWNTVAGVMGTSYTLTGLATGGSYEWQIRSQCTDLPYSQTTLIRLKRPALLGLYTVKNGTWSDPTTWSCNCVPGVTDAVLLRHVVTLPANSSGVAKQVQYEATGQLRIGSGAGLQAVIRP